TGTTCGACGAGGGCTTCACCCTGATCGGCGGCAACGCGCCATTTCATACGGCGCTGTCGCAACTCGGCTGGAGCGCGATCTGGGCCCTGCTCGGTATCACGGCAGTCGCGCTGATTCCCGCCGCCGTCACCGGCGTGCTGAGCGAATTCCTCCAGGCCGGCGGCGTGTTCACCACCGAGAAGATGAAGCCCGCGCTCGACAAGCTCAATCCAGTCGAGGGCTTCAAGCGGATGTTCAGTATCGACAACCTCGTCGAGCTCGCCAAGACCCTGGCCAAGGCGGGGCTAATCGTGTTCGTCGTCTGGCTGGTGCTGCGCGGCTCGCTAGCCGACATCATCGAGCGCACCGGCCCGACCTTGCTGCCGGTCGCCGACACCGACGGCCGCGCCGCCGCCGCGTCGATCCTCGTCTTCACCGGCTCGCTGGTACGCACCGCGCTGCTGTGGACCTTCGGCGTCTTCCTGCTCGTCGCAGTGCTCGACATGGCCTGGCAGAAGCACAGCTACACCAAGAAGCTGCGGATGAGCATGCGCGACATCCGCGAGGAGACCAAGGAAAACGAAGGCAACCCGCTGATCAAGTCGAGCCGCCGCCAGCTCCATGAGGAATGGGCGAGCCAGAACGCGGTCGGCGCCACCCGCGACGCCAATGTGCTGGTCGTCAACCCGACTCATATCGCGATTGCGATCGCCTATGACGAAGCGAGTTGCCCGGTGCCGATGATGACCGCCAAGGGTGAAGGCCCGCTCGCCGCCGCGATGCGCGCCGCCGCCGAGGAAGCCGGCATCCCGATCATCCGCCACGTCCAGGTGGCTCGGAAACTCTACGAAGACGGCGCCCCCGACGAACTCATCCCGCGCGACATGTTCGACGCGATTGCCCAGATCATCCTGTGGGCAAAGCGCGTCCGCGACGGCCAGGCCGCCCCCGATCTCACCGAACCAGAACTGACGAGGCACCATTGATGGATTCGACGATCGGCACTGCGCTTTCCGGACTGCTGGGCACGATCATCGCGCTCGCGGTGGTGCTCGGGCTGGCCTGGGTCAGCCTGCGCGCATTGCGCAAATGGCAGGACCGCGGCCTGGGCGGACGCGACGGGGTGGCCGAACGCCAGATCCGCTTCGTCCGCGCGCTCCCGGTCGGCCAGCGCGAGCGGCTGGTGCTGATCGAGGCCGAGGGTGAGCTCATGCTGGTCGGTGTCACGCCGGGATCGATCTCCCTGCTGCGCAACTGGGGGAACGGCGCCCCTCCGGTGCCGACCGAGGATGGCGTGCCGCCCGCATCGGAGACGATCCAATGAACGCGCGCTCCGAACAGCTCCGCGCCAATCTCCGCTCGATCGACCAGCCGCGCGCGAATCTGCAGACGACGCTGATCGGCGCACTCAACCGCCGGCTGATCGACGAACTGCAGACCAGCATTCGCCTCGCCACCGAGCGTGATCGCCGCGCCGCGGTGGCGTGGATCCAGTTCCGCAGCGGCGAGCATCTGGTGCAGATCGCGCCGTTGCTGGTCGATGGAGCTCTAGCCCGCGTCTCGGGCGCGCAGGGCAGCGTCGATGCCGCCGCCGCCGCGGCCACGCTCGGCCGGATCGAGCCCTTGGTCGGCGCCCTCGAGCTGGTGCTCGGCTGCGAGCTTCAGCCCGCCGGCCTGCACAAGAGCTATACCGGCGAACCGGTGTTGCTGCGGCTCGACGCGACCACCGGCAACGGCGTGATCCAGCATCGTCTGCTGCTCGCGGTCCCGCCCGATATCGCCGTCGAGCCGCTTGCCGAGATCGAGCTTGCCTCGACGGCGATC
This genomic stretch from Sphingomonas sp. LM7 harbors:
- a CDS encoding flagellar biosynthesis protein FlhB produces the protein MAEKNNGGDKTEKPTPKRLQDARKKGDIAKSRDITATATLFVWLLVLLFGAGYAGNKIVELFDEGFTLIGGNAPFHTALSQLGWSAIWALLGITAVALIPAAVTGVLSEFLQAGGVFTTEKMKPALDKLNPVEGFKRMFSIDNLVELAKTLAKAGLIVFVVWLVLRGSLADIIERTGPTLLPVADTDGRAAAASILVFTGSLVRTALLWTFGVFLLVAVLDMAWQKHSYTKKLRMSMRDIREETKENEGNPLIKSSRRQLHEEWASQNAVGATRDANVLVVNPTHIAIAIAYDEASCPVPMMTAKGEGPLAAAMRAAAEEAGIPIIRHVQVARKLYEDGAPDELIPRDMFDAIAQIILWAKRVRDGQAAPDLTEPELTRHH
- a CDS encoding flagellar biosynthetic protein FliO, coding for MDSTIGTALSGLLGTIIALAVVLGLAWVSLRALRKWQDRGLGGRDGVAERQIRFVRALPVGQRERLVLIEAEGELMLVGVTPGSISLLRNWGNGAPPVPTEDGVPPASETIQ
- a CDS encoding FliM/FliN family flagellar motor switch protein; this translates as MNARSEQLRANLRSIDQPRANLQTTLIGALNRRLIDELQTSIRLATERDRRAAVAWIQFRSGEHLVQIAPLLVDGALARVSGAQGSVDAAAAAATLGRIEPLVGALELVLGCELQPAGLHKSYTGEPVLLRLDATTGNGVIQHRLLLAVPPDIAVEPLAEIELASTAIGGLRLRWTARFEGPAVRDASLAAIAPGDLLLLGTGVPVAKLSLPGRNDAPRARIAFNDGVLVLQDDAAMDVPHEALAASSAGGETGWADVRLPTTIEIIGSGMTAAELATLGKGSVLPLPVAGGTLLVRVIAGEQCVAEGELVAVGDGFGVLVTGVTADGDA